In Deltaproteobacteria bacterium, a single window of DNA contains:
- the hrpA gene encoding ATP-dependent RNA helicase HrpA, with product MSDILLHHKRIDRLLQGAMHADRIEALKKVRRVRQLQRKGGNHGRVRDLLRGIEKRLGQSAERRTWRKNHVPAVSYDPDLPITAAKDEIITAVREHPVVIVAGETGSGKTTQLPKFCLAAGRGIAGMIGCTQPRRIAATTVSQRIADELAVNLGDAVGYKIRFKEKTGGNTFVKIMTDGILLAEAQTDPYLNAYDTIIVDEAHERSLNIDFVLGILKDLLNRRRDLKLIITSATIDTEKFSKAFGEAPIIEVSGRMYPVETRHAAETGGKDGDGDTTHVEAAAMAVERLKRQSRFGDILVFMPTEQDIRECCSLIEGKNDPHTTVLPLYARLSSGEQKKVFKRISGRKIIVATNVAETSITIPGIKYVVDTGLARISRYNPRYRITALPVAPVSRSSADQRKGRCGRVENGVCIRLYTEEDYLSRPLYTKPEILRSNLAEVILRMIHLKLGAVETFPFIDRPDDKSIKDGINLLLELGAIEPAATSGPRLKKATPKKGRQPQSGAYRLTATGRLMAKLPLDPRLSKMIIEARQKGCLEEITVIAAALSIQDPRERPAEKKQAADEAQAVFRDPQSDFIALLNIWKRYNASAGAQGSASKLKKFCKTHFLSFRRMREWLDIHNQISMILAENDIKAHRKKIAGNGKPHKGRSGTGFSERYAAVHKSILSGFLSNIARQQEKQYYKGARDREVMIFPGSGLFKSPGPWIVAAEFVETSRLFARIVANIDVEWLEALGGNQCRRTYSDPHWEKNREEVVATEQVSLYGLIIVPGRPVSFGPIDPAEATRIFIQQALVTGEVKTPFGFLRHNLELIEEIRSVEDKFRRRDILVHDAEMAAYYEDRLPVRVYDTRTLRRMIREKGSDDFLKLTKEDLLRYTPDQNEIDRFPDKVRLGNKAFEALYQFEPGRQDDGLTVKIPAADASSIDKARLDWLVPGMLGEKITALIKSLPKEYRKRLVPVNATVETAVREMPASDTPLVVALGNFIHRRFNVDIPANAWPLEALPDHLKMRIELVDAGKRVIRQGRSTTILDKAPPPQTASHLLARLREKWEKPEIRSWNFGDLPETVTLKGDRGSTCTAYPGLKTEGDTISLRLFPDAARARESHRKGVAALFTRTFSQDLKFLRQNLKLPGQLDKAARYFGGRGKVEKCLFDDTVRRLFERDIRAESEYLRLEERFAVEGIHTRGNEKFEKTVETLKAYFETRMVIHRLESANAGKEQILTFLEALRGDLADLVPESFVSLYDIARLGHLPRYINAVAIRAERGVANLEKDRQRCRDLDMPIDSLNRLIGDLGDSASPEKRAAVEELFWHIQEYKVSLFAQELKTAVPVSLKKLKKRIMEIERMI from the coding sequence ATGTCTGACATTTTATTACATCATAAAAGAATCGACCGTCTTCTGCAAGGTGCCATGCATGCCGACCGCATCGAAGCCCTCAAAAAAGTTCGAAGGGTCCGTCAGCTTCAGCGCAAAGGCGGGAACCACGGGCGGGTGCGCGACCTCCTGAGGGGGATCGAGAAACGCCTCGGGCAATCGGCGGAAAGGCGGACATGGCGCAAGAACCACGTGCCCGCGGTTTCGTATGACCCGGACCTGCCGATCACGGCCGCAAAAGACGAGATCATCACAGCCGTCCGTGAACATCCGGTGGTGATTGTCGCCGGAGAAACAGGATCCGGCAAAACCACCCAGCTCCCCAAGTTCTGCCTGGCGGCCGGAAGGGGTATTGCCGGTATGATCGGCTGTACCCAGCCCCGCCGAATCGCAGCCACCACCGTCTCCCAGCGCATTGCCGATGAACTGGCCGTCAACCTGGGGGATGCGGTCGGCTACAAGATCCGCTTCAAGGAGAAAACCGGCGGCAACACGTTCGTCAAAATCATGACCGACGGCATCCTGCTGGCCGAAGCCCAGACAGACCCTTATCTGAACGCCTATGACACCATCATCGTGGATGAAGCCCACGAAAGAAGCCTGAACATCGATTTCGTGCTCGGCATCCTGAAAGACCTTTTGAACCGGCGCAGAGACCTGAAGCTGATTATCACCTCGGCAACCATCGACACGGAAAAATTTTCAAAGGCCTTTGGCGAAGCGCCCATCATCGAGGTGTCCGGACGTATGTACCCTGTGGAAACACGCCATGCTGCCGAAACCGGCGGCAAAGACGGCGACGGCGACACCACCCATGTCGAAGCGGCCGCCATGGCCGTGGAACGGCTCAAGAGGCAAAGCCGCTTCGGCGACATACTGGTATTCATGCCCACCGAACAGGACATCCGCGAGTGCTGCAGCCTGATCGAAGGCAAAAACGATCCCCATACGACCGTTTTGCCTCTCTATGCCCGGCTTTCCTCCGGCGAGCAGAAAAAGGTGTTCAAACGCATATCCGGACGCAAGATCATCGTGGCCACCAACGTGGCCGAGACGTCCATCACCATACCCGGAATAAAATACGTGGTGGACACCGGCCTGGCCCGCATTTCCCGCTATAACCCCCGCTACAGGATCACGGCCCTGCCCGTCGCACCCGTGTCCCGCAGCAGCGCAGACCAGCGCAAGGGCCGCTGCGGCCGGGTGGAGAACGGCGTCTGCATCCGCCTGTACACGGAAGAAGACTACCTCAGCCGCCCCCTGTACACCAAACCGGAAATTCTACGTTCGAACCTGGCCGAAGTCATCCTGCGCATGATCCACCTGAAACTGGGGGCGGTCGAAACATTTCCATTCATCGACCGGCCCGACGACAAAAGCATCAAGGACGGGATCAACCTGCTCCTGGAATTGGGCGCCATCGAGCCGGCGGCAACATCCGGCCCGCGCCTGAAAAAGGCAACGCCTAAAAAAGGGCGGCAGCCGCAAAGCGGTGCCTATCGGCTGACGGCGACAGGGCGCCTGATGGCCAAACTGCCCTTAGATCCCAGACTTTCCAAGATGATCATCGAGGCCCGCCAAAAAGGCTGCCTGGAGGAAATCACCGTCATTGCAGCCGCCCTGAGCATCCAGGATCCGCGGGAACGCCCAGCCGAAAAAAAGCAGGCCGCCGACGAGGCCCAGGCCGTGTTTCGGGACCCGCAATCCGATTTCATCGCCCTGCTCAATATATGGAAACGCTACAACGCGTCGGCAGGGGCGCAGGGAAGCGCCTCCAAACTGAAAAAATTCTGCAAAACGCATTTTCTTTCCTTCCGGCGCATGCGCGAGTGGCTCGACATCCACAACCAGATCTCGATGATTCTGGCGGAAAACGACATAAAAGCCCACAGAAAGAAAATTGCGGGGAATGGCAAGCCCCATAAAGGCCGTTCCGGCACCGGATTTTCCGAACGTTATGCGGCCGTGCACAAATCCATCCTGAGCGGCTTTTTATCCAACATCGCCCGCCAGCAGGAAAAACAGTATTACAAAGGGGCGCGTGACAGGGAGGTGATGATCTTCCCGGGGTCCGGCCTGTTCAAGAGCCCGGGTCCCTGGATCGTGGCCGCGGAGTTCGTGGAAACGTCCAGGCTGTTTGCCAGAATCGTGGCCAACATCGACGTCGAATGGCTGGAAGCCCTCGGTGGGAACCAGTGCCGGCGCACGTACAGTGACCCGCACTGGGAAAAAAACCGGGAAGAAGTGGTGGCAACCGAACAGGTCAGCCTTTACGGGTTGATCATCGTACCCGGGCGACCGGTTTCCTTCGGCCCCATCGACCCGGCGGAAGCGACCCGGATATTCATCCAGCAGGCGCTCGTGACCGGAGAGGTTAAAACCCCCTTCGGATTTTTGAGACACAACCTTGAACTGATAGAAGAGATTCGCTCCGTGGAAGACAAATTCCGTCGCCGCGACATCCTGGTGCACGATGCGGAAATGGCTGCCTACTACGAAGACAGGCTGCCCGTGCGGGTCTACGACACACGGACCCTCAGGCGGATGATCCGGGAAAAAGGGTCGGATGACTTTCTGAAGCTGACGAAGGAGGACCTGCTGCGCTACACACCCGATCAGAACGAGATCGATCGCTTTCCCGACAAAGTCAGACTGGGCAACAAGGCTTTCGAGGCCCTGTACCAGTTCGAGCCCGGAAGACAAGACGACGGACTGACCGTCAAGATCCCCGCCGCCGATGCCTCCTCCATCGACAAAGCGAGGCTGGACTGGCTGGTGCCCGGCATGCTCGGGGAAAAGATCACCGCCCTGATCAAAAGCCTGCCCAAGGAATATCGCAAGCGGCTCGTGCCGGTCAATGCCACCGTCGAAACCGCCGTGCGGGAGATGCCCGCTAGCGACACCCCCCTGGTCGTTGCCCTGGGAAACTTCATCCACCGGCGCTTCAATGTCGACATTCCCGCCAACGCCTGGCCCCTTGAAGCGTTGCCGGACCACCTCAAAATGAGAATAGAACTCGTCGACGCCGGGAAAAGGGTCATCCGGCAGGGCCGAAGCACGACGATACTGGACAAGGCGCCCCCCCCGCAAACGGCGTCGCATCTCCTGGCAAGGCTCAGGGAAAAGTGGGAAAAACCCGAAATCCGGTCCTGGAATTTCGGCGATCTTCCCGAAACGGTTACCCTGAAAGGTGACCGGGGATCGACATGCACCGCCTATCCGGGATTGAAAACCGAGGGTGACACCATCAGCCTGCGGCTGTTCCCGGACGCCGCCCGGGCCCGGGAATCGCACCGTAAAGGCGTGGCGGCTCTTTTTACCCGCACGTTTTCCCAGGACCTGAAATTCCTGCGGCAAAACCTGAAACTGCCAGGGCAGCTGGACAAGGCGGCCCGGTATTTCGGCGGCCGCGGGAAGGTGGAAAAGTGCCTGTTCGACGACACTGTCCGGCGCCTGTTCGAACGCGACATCCGCGCGGAATCGGAATACCTGCGCCTGGAGGAGCGCTTCGCCGTGGAAGGCATCCACACCCGCGGCAATGAAAAATTCGAAAAAACCGTGGAGACCCTGAAAGCCTACTTCGAAACGCGCATGGTGATCCACCGCCTGGAAAGCGCCAACGCGGGCAAGGAACAAATCCTGACGTTTCTGGAAGCCCTGCGCGGTGATTTGGCCGATCTGGTTCCGGAAAGTTTCGTATCGCTGTATGACATCGCGCGTCTCGGACACCTGCCCCGCTACATCAATGCGGTCGCCATCAGGGCGGAGAGGGGCGTCGCAAACCTGGAAAAAGACAGGCAACGCTGCAGGGACCTCGATATGCCCATCGATTCCCTGAACAGGTTAATAGGAGATCTCGGCGATTCGGCTTCCCCGGAAAAACGCGCCGCCGTGGAGGAACTGTTCTGGCACATCCAGGAGTACAAGGTCTCCCTGTTCGCCCAGGAGCTGAAGACCGCCGTACCCGTCTCGCTGAAAAAGCTGAAAAAGAGGATTATGGAGATCGAAAGGATGATTTGA
- a CDS encoding secondary thiamine-phosphate synthase enzyme YjbQ has product MKSYRKELWFEVPTRRAFINITPDVQQCIGESGIEEGLVLCNAMHITASVFINDDESGLHHDYDVWLEKLAPHEPVQRYRHNVGEDNADAHMKRQIMGREVVVAITAGRLDFGTWEQIFYGEFDGRRRKRVLVKVIGE; this is encoded by the coding sequence ATGAAAAGTTATCGAAAGGAATTGTGGTTCGAGGTGCCCACGCGGCGGGCCTTCATCAACATCACCCCCGACGTGCAGCAGTGCATCGGCGAAAGCGGCATCGAGGAGGGCCTGGTGCTCTGCAACGCCATGCACATCACCGCCTCGGTTTTTATCAACGACGACGAATCCGGCCTGCACCACGACTATGACGTCTGGCTGGAGAAGCTCGCCCCCCACGAGCCGGTGCAACGCTACCGTCACAACGTGGGCGAGGACAATGCCGACGCCCACATGAAGCGGCAGATCATGGGCCGGGAGGTCGTCGTGGCCATTACGGCCGGACGGCTCGATTTCGGGACGTGGGAGCAGATCTTCTACGGTGAATTCGACGGCCGGCGCCGTAAGCGGGTGCTGGTCAAAGTCATCGGCGAATAA
- a CDS encoding response regulator: MATDRDKIKILIIEDEPLVLDLVVTILKRFDFDLLTATNGDDGIGIFEKEIPAIVLTDINLPGASGMDILKRVKRASPATQVIIFSGVGTTSDVIEALRMGASDYLVKPVNAGLLIHTVKRCLERIELIRERMERKAILEREVRERTAGLRRIFYETVKVLGRLTEKRDPYTAGHQQRVALLATAIGRKLGLSANTLEIINVAGLLHDIGKIAVPVELLVKPAKLTALEMDLMRMHPQASYDIIRDIPFVESLGKDVSELVLTHHERLDGSGYPRGLTGDQIERESKILCVSDVIEAMSSHRPYRPATDMETTKREIISQKGRRYCPDCVEACLELIEESGNDTRRLFSGP, encoded by the coding sequence ATGGCAACCGACCGGGATAAGATAAAAATTCTAATCATTGAAGATGAGCCATTGGTTCTCGATTTGGTTGTCACCATCTTGAAGCGATTCGATTTCGATTTGCTGACAGCCACCAACGGCGATGACGGCATCGGGATTTTCGAGAAAGAGATCCCGGCCATTGTTCTCACGGACATCAACCTGCCGGGTGCGTCCGGGATGGATATATTGAAGCGGGTCAAACGCGCGTCTCCGGCCACCCAGGTCATCATTTTTTCCGGCGTGGGCACGACCAGCGATGTCATTGAAGCACTCCGCATGGGGGCCAGCGACTACCTGGTCAAGCCTGTCAACGCGGGGCTTCTCATTCACACGGTCAAACGATGCCTGGAACGCATCGAACTTATCCGTGAGCGTATGGAGCGCAAGGCCATTCTCGAACGTGAGGTTCGCGAGCGGACGGCCGGGCTCAGACGCATTTTTTACGAAACCGTCAAGGTGCTGGGGCGTCTGACCGAAAAAAGAGACCCCTATACGGCGGGGCACCAGCAGCGTGTGGCCCTTTTGGCCACGGCCATCGGCCGAAAACTGGGGCTTTCCGCAAACACCCTCGAAATAATAAATGTGGCCGGGCTGCTGCATGATATCGGGAAAATCGCCGTGCCCGTCGAATTGCTGGTAAAACCCGCTAAATTGACGGCGCTGGAGATGGATTTGATGCGCATGCATCCGCAGGCAAGTTACGACATCATAAGGGACATTCCTTTTGTCGAGTCGCTGGGCAAGGACGTTTCCGAGCTGGTCCTGACCCATCATGAACGGCTCGACGGCAGCGGGTACCCGCGCGGTCTCACGGGGGATCAAATCGAGCGGGAGTCGAAAATATTGTGCGTGTCGGATGTCATCGAGGCCATGTCTTCCCACCGGCCCTATCGTCCGGCCACGGACATGGAAACGACAAAACGGGAAATCATTTCCCAAAAAGGCAGACGCTATTGCCCGGATTGTGTGGAAGCCTGCCTCGAACTCATCGAGGAGAGCGGTAACGACACCCGCCGTCTTTTTTCGGGCCCTTGA
- a CDS encoding PaaI family thioesterase gives MHISTEQMAQINDNPLYRTIGLRAVSATEGRVVSELLPHDNVCWPFPGQPHGGILFTQMDSTMAWAVLTAYGEESSCTTVNLEIQYPSPAQGPIFTCEATVAHRTGRTCFVRGESRDEEGRLVAMGQGTFRIIKVKPHW, from the coding sequence ATGCACATTTCCACCGAACAGATGGCGCAAATCAATGACAATCCCCTCTATCGGACCATCGGCCTGCGGGCGGTTTCCGCTACGGAGGGAAGGGTGGTTTCGGAGCTGCTGCCCCACGACAACGTCTGCTGGCCATTCCCGGGGCAACCCCACGGCGGCATTCTGTTTACCCAGATGGATTCCACCATGGCCTGGGCCGTGCTGACGGCTTACGGGGAAGAGAGCAGCTGCACCACCGTCAACCTGGAAATTCAGTACCCGTCACCGGCCCAGGGACCGATCTTTACCTGTGAGGCAACGGTGGCGCACCGTACCGGCCGTACCTGCTTTGTGAGGGGGGAAAGCCGCGACGAGGAGGGGCGGCTGGTCGCCATGGGCCAGGGGACGTTTCGGATAATTAAAGTGAAACCCCATTGGTAG
- a CDS encoding acetylserotonin O-methyltransferase, with the protein MSESHSAETIMRSARGFMASRILLTAAELDLFTLLGSKPMTAEAVTAAKGTDSRGTTILLDALTALGFLVKENSRYRPEPAVGALLSADAPESVLPMVLHSATLWKTWSQLTGIVRGEVKPGMEETGALGKDNYKAFIGAMHVVGSRFAPDVVAAIDPQGVQALIDIGGGSGAYTQAFLRACPEMRATLFDLPRVIEIAQAHARRAGMLDRITMVAGDFYQDDLPAGHDIALLSAIIHQNSLDQNLSLYRKAYHALKPGGRIVVRDHVMSEDRTDPPDGALFAVNMLAGTTGGRTYAFQEISAGLVEAGFERVNLIQTRGMLSLVEGYRPD; encoded by the coding sequence ATGAGCGAGTCACATTCTGCGGAAACCATCATGAGATCAGCGCGCGGGTTCATGGCGAGCAGGATACTTTTAACTGCCGCCGAACTGGATCTGTTTACACTCCTCGGGTCGAAACCCATGACGGCCGAAGCGGTGACGGCCGCGAAGGGGACCGATTCCCGGGGCACGACCATCCTCCTCGATGCACTGACTGCGCTCGGATTTCTGGTCAAGGAAAACAGTCGATACCGGCCGGAACCCGCGGTAGGCGCTCTGCTTTCGGCCGACGCCCCGGAATCGGTGCTTCCCATGGTCCTGCATTCGGCGACACTGTGGAAAACGTGGTCTCAGCTGACGGGGATCGTGCGCGGCGAGGTGAAACCCGGTATGGAGGAAACGGGCGCCCTGGGGAAGGATAACTACAAGGCCTTTATAGGCGCGATGCACGTCGTCGGTTCCCGTTTTGCGCCTGACGTCGTGGCAGCCATCGATCCACAGGGCGTTCAGGCGTTGATAGATATCGGTGGTGGATCGGGCGCTTACACGCAGGCATTTCTCCGGGCATGTCCGGAAATGAGAGCGACCCTGTTCGATTTGCCCCGGGTGATCGAAATTGCGCAGGCGCATGCCCGGCGCGCCGGTATGCTCGACCGTATTACCATGGTTGCGGGAGATTTTTACCAAGATGACCTGCCGGCCGGACACGACATCGCTTTATTGTCCGCCATTATTCACCAAAACAGTTTGGATCAAAACCTGTCGCTTTACCGCAAAGCGTATCATGCGCTGAAACCGGGTGGAAGAATTGTCGTTCGAGACCATGTGATGTCTGAAGACCGGACCGATCCGCCTGACGGCGCGCTGTTTGCCGTCAATATGCTGGCGGGAACGACGGGGGGTCGCACCTATGCATTCCAGGAGATAAGCGCTGGCCTGGTCGAGGCCGGGTTTGAACGTGTGAACTTGATCCAAACCAGGGGGATGCTGTCCCTCGTGGAGGGTTACAGACCCGACTGA
- a CDS encoding diguanylate cyclase — MIEALPNSAATISIKNVLAVDNDPIMLKFLVRIHEKHGLNIVTANDAVAAIDILESYTPDLFFIDLVMPNIDGKALCQIIRRKTKFKTTPIVILSAIAAEESINTKKFGANICVAKVVYSKMEAMINQLLAEPLLLWDPVLSNRVLGVDDLAPRNITSELLIINRHFRVMLDSIISGIIEFDQNHRIIYANPMALDFFDLSSEEMLGRHVNQLFKEESGNNILSLLDVPKSKSDREDNPLKISIGERILDVRVVLSDHIQNTQVIILDDITASEAAQKKLLMANEKLKTLSRIDGLTQVFNRRYFDEIFHKEWARLKREKGELSLIIFDVDYFKSYNDSYGHLHGDQCLRDIAQAIDTTVHRTADIVARYGGDEFVLSLPNTPLDGALHLAEQIRTGIERLRIIHQKSPVARHVTVTIGAGNGIPSDSLTENKLIRLADRALYKAKLKGRNCVVGETWPDH; from the coding sequence ATGATAGAAGCTTTACCTAATTCAGCGGCCACAATCTCCATTAAAAATGTCCTCGCTGTCGATAATGATCCGATTATGCTTAAATTTTTGGTTAGAATCCATGAAAAGCACGGATTGAACATTGTGACAGCCAACGATGCCGTTGCCGCAATTGACATTCTCGAATCGTACACACCGGATCTGTTCTTTATTGATCTGGTGATGCCCAACATAGACGGAAAAGCCTTGTGCCAAATTATTAGACGCAAAACGAAGTTCAAGACAACACCCATTGTAATCCTCTCCGCCATTGCGGCTGAAGAATCGATCAATACAAAAAAATTCGGAGCCAATATCTGCGTCGCTAAGGTTGTCTATTCCAAAATGGAAGCCATGATCAATCAGTTATTAGCTGAACCGCTGCTGTTATGGGATCCGGTATTAAGCAATAGGGTTTTAGGCGTGGACGACCTGGCACCACGAAACATTACCAGTGAGCTTCTCATCATCAATCGCCATTTTCGTGTTATGCTGGACAGCATAATCAGCGGAATTATCGAGTTTGATCAAAACCATCGTATTATATACGCCAATCCAATGGCTTTAGATTTTTTTGATCTATCATCCGAGGAAATGCTGGGGCGCCATGTGAATCAGCTGTTTAAGGAAGAGAGCGGCAATAACATTCTATCATTGCTTGATGTTCCCAAATCAAAAAGCGACAGAGAAGACAACCCCCTCAAAATATCCATCGGCGAGCGTATATTGGATGTACGAGTCGTTTTATCGGATCACATTCAAAATACCCAGGTAATAATTTTGGATGATATCACGGCAAGTGAAGCGGCACAGAAGAAACTTCTCATGGCTAACGAAAAACTCAAAACGCTGTCTCGCATCGACGGTTTAACTCAGGTTTTCAATCGTCGCTATTTTGACGAAATTTTCCATAAAGAATGGGCTCGCCTCAAACGTGAAAAAGGTGAACTGTCATTGATTATCTTTGACGTTGATTATTTCAAAAGCTACAACGATTCATACGGGCACCTCCACGGTGACCAATGCCTCCGCGACATAGCCCAAGCGATTGATACCACCGTCCACAGAACCGCCGATATTGTCGCACGATACGGTGGTGACGAGTTTGTGCTTTCCTTGCCGAATACGCCACTCGATGGTGCATTGCATTTGGCTGAGCAAATACGGACCGGCATCGAGCGGCTACGGATAATACACCAAAAATCTCCGGTGGCGCGCCACGTTACCGTAACAATTGGAGCCGGCAACGGCATCCCGAGTGACTCGCTGACGGAAAACAAGCTTATCCGGCTGGCAGACAGAGCCCTTTACAAGGCCAAACTGAAAGGGCGCAACTGCGTTGTAGGTGAAACGTGGCCAGATCACTAA
- a CDS encoding PilZ domain-containing protein, with amino-acid sequence MADIRSEQKKVSVERREHPRLELHCTASVLGLTGVQKITDISLGGIFIEAEIPGKLKLGQTIVVNTKLPTERSAIKFKAKIVSQTKRGIGCRFIALKDHERDAICLCFEMYKDTLPAGCD; translated from the coding sequence ATGGCTGATATTAGAAGCGAGCAGAAAAAAGTTAGCGTTGAGAGAAGAGAGCACCCACGGCTCGAACTTCATTGCACCGCAAGCGTACTCGGCCTGACGGGCGTTCAGAAAATTACGGATATCAGCTTGGGCGGCATTTTTATCGAGGCGGAAATTCCGGGGAAGCTAAAACTCGGTCAAACCATTGTCGTCAACACGAAGCTTCCGACCGAAAGGAGCGCGATAAAATTCAAAGCCAAAATCGTCAGCCAGACAAAGCGGGGTATTGGCTGCCGATTCATCGCATTGAAGGACCATGAAAGGGATGCAATCTGCCTTTGCTTCGAGATGTATAAAGACACGCTGCCTGCAGGATGCGATTAA
- a CDS encoding histidine phosphatase family protein: MNGIRLENVTVFLLRHGHTPETSAGRYIGQTDAALSAKGIRQAERWAEWFSSVPLKRIACSGLKRSADTAAIIGRRNGVRPVMFPDLKEIDLGDWEGLEFDYVRKSFPEAYKRRGEDMAHFRPPGGESFLDLQKRVVFRFQELMQPPANDMLIVGHAGTNRVLLCHLLGMPLHNLFRLKQDVAALNIIAVRSSGWHLEAMNLQWPLAT; encoded by the coding sequence ATGAACGGAATTCGACTTGAAAATGTCACCGTCTTCCTGCTGCGCCACGGGCACACACCCGAGACATCCGCCGGGCGCTACATCGGTCAAACCGACGCGGCATTGAGTGCGAAGGGCATCCGGCAGGCGGAGCGGTGGGCCGAATGGTTTTCCTCTGTCCCGTTAAAGCGAATCGCCTGCAGCGGCCTGAAGCGGTCCGCGGACACCGCCGCCATCATCGGCCGGCGAAACGGCGTTCGGCCGGTGATGTTTCCCGACCTGAAAGAGATTGACCTGGGTGATTGGGAAGGACTCGAATTCGACTATGTTAGAAAAAGCTTTCCGGAAGCATACAAACGCCGTGGTGAAGATATGGCACATTTCCGGCCGCCGGGCGGTGAGTCCTTTCTCGATCTTCAGAAGCGAGTCGTTTTTCGGTTCCAGGAGCTCATGCAACCGCCCGCGAACGACATGCTAATCGTGGGCCATGCCGGTACAAACAGGGTATTGTTGTGCCACCTTCTGGGCATGCCCTTACATAATCTTTTCCGGTTGAAGCAGGATGTGGCGGCATTGAACATCATTGCCGTTCGGTCTTCAGGCTGGCACCTCGAAGCCATGAATCTCCAGTGGCCCCTTGCAACGTAA
- a CDS encoding NTP transferase domain-containing protein — protein MTSFKLTAVVLAAGLSSRIGRQKALLPLGDLPAAQCIIRLLRQCGIDSIRFVTGHNREKLAPLLQAAGVETVENRHYLAGMFSSVKTGLTGLGSPCAGVLVLPVDIPLVRPRTLRELIRRFADAPDHIIYPTFQAKRGHPPLIPVSTVPDILEWQGGGGLKACLAENGALAIDVAVPDANILFDIDTPDEYEEALRRWEHMEVPSAVECNVILREFHPVSEEVFGHCRKVAQVAGAVASAFVRAGSGVDVGLVHAAAMLHDIAKGRPRHAEVGARWLAALGFDRTGDVIASHTDIAVRKDGRIGEAEILYLADKYVSGTRVIPMENRFEAALARYGDRTDIREKIQKRKRAALWFDRCVETIVHRPVMEIILKAGITT, from the coding sequence ATGACATCGTTTAAGCTAACCGCCGTCGTACTGGCGGCAGGCCTGTCTTCGCGCATAGGCAGGCAGAAGGCGTTGCTGCCGCTGGGCGACCTGCCGGCGGCCCAATGCATTATCCGTCTTCTCCGGCAGTGCGGCATCGACAGCATTCGCTTCGTAACCGGTCACAATCGGGAAAAACTGGCCCCGCTGCTGCAGGCGGCAGGGGTTGAAACCGTGGAAAACCGGCACTACCTGGCAGGCATGTTTTCCTCGGTGAAAACCGGTCTGACCGGACTCGGCTCGCCGTGTGCCGGGGTCCTGGTCCTTCCGGTCGACATTCCGCTGGTGCGCCCCCGGACCCTGCGTGAACTGATCCGCCGCTTTGCGGACGCACCGGACCATATAATCTACCCGACCTTCCAGGCTAAACGCGGCCATCCGCCGCTCATTCCCGTTTCGACCGTACCGGATATTCTCGAATGGCAGGGTGGCGGGGGATTGAAAGCCTGCCTCGCCGAAAACGGGGCTCTCGCCATCGACGTGGCCGTGCCGGATGCCAACATCCTGTTCGACATCGATACGCCGGACGAATATGAAGAGGCCCTGAGGCGCTGGGAGCACATGGAGGTGCCGAGTGCGGTCGAGTGCAACGTGATCCTGCGGGAATTCCATCCGGTTTCGGAGGAAGTCTTCGGCCACTGCCGCAAGGTGGCGCAGGTAGCCGGCGCCGTCGCATCGGCGTTCGTAAGGGCCGGTAGCGGGGTCGATGTCGGGTTGGTGCATGCGGCGGCCATGCTCCACGACATCGCCAAAGGCCGCCCCCGCCACGCCGAGGTCGGCGCCAGGTGGCTTGCCGCATTGGGATTTGACCGCACAGGGGATGTCATCGCCTCACACACCGATATCGCTGTCAGGAAAGACGGCCGGATCGGCGAAGCGGAAATCCTCTACCTGGCGGATAAGTATGTGTCGGGCACCCGGGTGATTCCCATGGAAAACAGGTTCGAGGCCGCCCTTGCGCGGTACGGCGACCGGACCGACATCCGGGAAAAAATCCAAAAACGAAAGCGGGCGGCATTATGGTTCGACCGGTGCGTAGAAACGATTGTTCACCGGCCAGTTATGGAAATCATCCTGAAGGCAGGCATCACGACCTGA